In a single window of the Clarias gariepinus isolate MV-2021 ecotype Netherlands chromosome 16, CGAR_prim_01v2, whole genome shotgun sequence genome:
- the traf7 gene encoding E3 ubiquitin-protein ligase TRAF7: MSSGKASHYNHFSGGASSTSSISSCSSDINNTARMENTFGPSFSGVAPVSKGETSSNYKQHRRTPSTSSTLTFSARDDDDGMPPMGSSRGSDSAISVRSLHSESNMSLRSTFSLHEEEEDTDPQVFAEQPSVKLCCQLCCNVFKDPVITTCGHTFCRRCALTSEKCPVDNSKLTVVVNNIAVAEQIGELFIHCKYGVRPSASGKLTVFEVDPLGCPFTIKLSTRKDHEVSCDYRPVRCPNNPSCPPLLTMNLEAHLKECEHIKCPHSKYGCTFIGNQDTYETHLEACKFEGLKEFLQQTDDRFHEMQVTLAQKDQDISFLRSMLGKLSEKLDQLEKTLELKFDVLDENQSKLSEDLMEFRRDASMLNDELSHINARLNMGILGSYDPQQIFKCKGTFVGHQGPVWCLCVYSTGDLLFSGSSDKTIKVWDTCTTYKCQKTLEGHDGIVLALCIQGNKLYSGSADCTIIVWDIQNLQKVNTIRAHDNPVCTLVSSHNMLFSGSLKAIKVWDIVGTELKLKKELTGLNHWVRALVASQNHLYSGSYQTIKIWDIRSLECVHVLQTSGGSVYSIAVTNHHIVCGTYENLIHVWDIESKEQVRTLTGHVGTVYALAVISTPDQTKVFSASYDRSLRVWSMDNMICTQTLLRHQGSVTALAVSRGRLFSGAVDSTVKVWTC; encoded by the exons ATGAGTTCCGGTAAGGCGTCACACTACAACCACTTCTCAGGAGGAGCTTCATCCACCTCAAGCATCAGCTCCTGTTCGTCTGATATCAACAACACG GCCAGAATGGAGAACACATTTGGGCCATCATTTTCAGGAGTTGCCCCAGTTAGCAAAG GGGAGACATCCAGTAATTATAAACAGCATCGTCGAACACCTTCTACCTCCAGCACACTGACTTTCTCTGCTCGAGACGATGACGATGGCATG cCACCTATGGGTAGTTCACGCGGTTCAGACTCGGCCATCTCAGTCCGATCTCTTCACTCGGAGTCCAACATGTCCCTGCGCTCAACTTTCTCCCTGCATGAAGAAGAGGAGGATACG GATCCGCAGGTTTTTGCTGAGCAGCCTTCAGTTAAACTGTGTTGTCAGCTGTGCTGTAACGTGTTTAAAGACCCCGTCATCACCACATGCGGG CATACTTTCTGCAGGCGGTGTGCCTTAACCTCCG agaAATGCCCAGTGGATAACTCGAAGCTCACTGTGGTGGTGAACAATATTGCCGTGGCAGAGCAGATCGGTGAACTCTTCATTCACTGTAAATATGGCGTACGTCCCAGCGCTTCAGGGAAACTCACTGTGTTTGAGGTGGATCCACTCGGCTGCCCTTTCACAATCAAACTCAGCACCAGGAA AGATCATGAGGTAAGCTGTGACTACCGGCCGGTGCGCTGCCCGAATAATCCCAGCTGTCCTCCCCTGCTCACTATGAACCTGGAGGCTCATCTGAAGGAGTGCGAACACATCAAGTGCCCACATTCAAAATATGG ATGCACGTTCATTGGAAATCAGGACACATATGAGACACACCTGGAGGCGTGCAAGTTTGAGGGGCTGAAGGAATTCCTCCAACAGACAGACGATCGCTTTCATGAGATGCAG GTGACTCTGGCTCAGAAAGACCAGGACATTTCCTTCCTGCGCTCCATGCTGGGCAAATTGTCTGAAAAACTCGACCAGCTTGAGAAAACCTTGGAGCTCAAATTTG ATGTGCTGGACGAGAACCAGAGTAAACTAAGTGAAGATCTGATGGAATTTCGTAGAGACGCCTCGATGCTTAAT GATGAGCTTTCACATATTAACGCAAGGCTTAACATGGGTATCCTCGGCT CCTATGACCCTCAGCAGATCTTTAAGTGTAAAGGCACATTTGTGGGTCATCAGGGTCCggtgtggtgtttgtgtgtttactcCACTGGTGACCTGCTCTTCAGCGGCTCCTCTGACAAAACCATCAAG GTTTGGGACACCTGCACCACATACAAATGCCAGAAAACTCTGGAGGGCCACGATGGTATTGTGTTAGCTCTGTGTATCCAGGG GAATAAGTTGTACAGTGGCTCAGCAGACTGCACCATCATT gtttGGGACATCCAGAACTTGCAGAAAGTGAACACAATCCGGGCACATGATAATCCAGTGTGCACGCTCGTCTCTTCACACAATATGCTCTTCAGTGGATCACTCAAAGCAATTAAG GTGTGGGACATTGTGGGCACAGAGCTAAAGCTAAAGAAGGAGCTTACTGGTTTGAATCACTGGGTGCGAGCTCTGGTCGCGTCTCAGAATCACCTGTACAGCGGATCCTACCAAACCATTAAG ATTTGGGACATTCGTTCTCTTGAGTGTGTCCATGTCCTCCAGACCTCTGGGGGCAGTGTTTACTCCATCGCCGTCACCAATCACCACATAGTTTGCGGCACATACGAGAACCTCATCCAC GTTTGGGATATTGAGTCTAAAGAGCAGGTGCGCACACTAACGGGACATGTAGGGACGGTCTACGCACTGGCTGTCATTTCCACTCCAGACCAGACCAAAGTGTTCAGTGCATCCTATGATCGCTCGCTCAGG